A window of Lentibacillus sp. Marseille-P4043 contains these coding sequences:
- the rpiB gene encoding ribose 5-phosphate isomerase B produces the protein MKVILTADHAGMTIRNEIKDLLAEMGIEYEDTGCDCQGSVDYPDYALPAAERIAKGEFDRGIFICGTGIGMSISANKVKGIRCALVHDVYSAKLTRQHNDSNVLAMGERVIGPGLARDIAKAWLETEFDGGRHANRIGKISTYEEK, from the coding sequence ATGAAAGTTATCTTAACTGCTGATCACGCAGGAATGACCATCCGTAATGAAATAAAAGATTTATTAGCTGAAATGGGAATTGAATACGAAGATACCGGCTGTGATTGCCAAGGTTCGGTTGACTACCCAGATTATGCCCTTCCAGCTGCAGAACGTATTGCCAAGGGAGAGTTTGACCGTGGAATTTTCATTTGCGGAACTGGCATTGGTATGTCCATTTCGGCAAATAAGGTAAAGGGAATCCGCTGTGCATTGGTGCATGATGTTTATAGTGCTAAATTAACAAGGCAGCATAATGACTCCAATGTGTTAGCAATGGGCGAGCGTGTAATTGGGCCAGGACTAGCACGCGACATTGCTAAAGCATGGCTAGAAACTGAATTTGATGGTGGGCGCCATGCAAATCGAATTGGCAAAATTAGTACGTACGAAGAAAAATAG
- a CDS encoding low molecular weight protein arginine phosphatase, with product MRILFICTGNTCRSPMAEALIKHKYPQVEVQSAGIFAGENQRANHTAIEALQLEGIPIDHRSQPVTDKLLNWSDLVLTMTTKHKQSLILQYPKFQDKYFTFKEYVSEADKKVWQELKQAYADYEEKRSVYIQENQHKLDNQKLEWELNEFLRNDLDAIQKMEASLINYDISDPFGGDLEVYQKTLRELDKQVELLIKKIED from the coding sequence ATGAGAATCTTATTTATTTGTACAGGTAATACGTGTCGAAGTCCGATGGCTGAGGCGTTGATCAAGCACAAATATCCACAGGTGGAGGTACAGTCTGCAGGAATTTTTGCTGGGGAAAATCAACGGGCAAATCATACGGCAATTGAAGCTCTTCAACTGGAAGGAATCCCGATCGACCACCGTTCACAACCAGTTACAGACAAACTACTTAACTGGTCAGATCTTGTGTTGACAATGACTACAAAGCACAAACAGTCATTGATCTTACAATATCCCAAATTCCAAGACAAATATTTCACTTTTAAGGAATATGTTTCGGAAGCCGATAAAAAAGTGTGGCAAGAACTCAAACAGGCTTATGCAGATTATGAGGAGAAGCGCTCCGTTTACATACAAGAAAACCAGCATAAACTCGACAATCAGAAGCTGGAATGGGAACTGAATGAATTTCTACGTAACGATTTAGACGCAATACAAAAAATGGAAGCAAGTTTAATCAATTATGACATTTCCGATCCGTTTGGCGGGGATTTAGAAGTATATCAAAAGACTTTAAGAGAGTTGGACAAACAGGTCGAATTGTTAATCAAAAAAATAGAAGATTAG
- the prfA gene encoding peptide chain release factor 1 — protein MLDRLQSLEDRYNKLNELLSDPEVISDTKKLREYSKEQSDLEDVVQAYREYTDVTTQLKDAKAMLEDDLDDEMAEMAKAEITELTESKEELEERMKILLLPKDPNDDKNVIMEIRGAAGGDEAALFAGDLYRMYSRYAEAQGWKIDVMETHTTGVGGYKEIIFMINGTGAYSKLKYENGAHRVQRVPETESGGRIHTSTATVAVLPETEDVEVDIHEKDIRVDTFASSGPGGQSVNTTMSAVRLTHEPTGIVVSIQDEKSQIKNKEKAMKVLRARIYDKFQQEAQAEYDESRKSAVGTGDRSERIRTYNFPQNRVTDHRINLTIQKLDQILTGKLDEFIDALLIEEQTEKLEQIGE, from the coding sequence ATGTTAGATCGTTTACAATCATTGGAAGACCGTTATAACAAATTGAATGAATTACTTAGCGACCCTGAGGTTATTAGTGATACGAAGAAATTACGTGAATATTCGAAGGAACAATCGGACTTGGAAGATGTTGTTCAAGCATACCGTGAATATACCGATGTAACAACTCAATTAAAAGATGCAAAGGCAATGCTGGAAGATGACTTGGATGATGAAATGGCGGAAATGGCTAAGGCAGAAATTACGGAGCTTACAGAGTCCAAGGAAGAGCTTGAAGAACGTATGAAAATCCTACTCCTGCCTAAAGACCCGAATGATGATAAGAACGTTATTATGGAAATTCGCGGTGCTGCTGGTGGAGATGAGGCTGCATTGTTTGCGGGTGATTTGTACCGAATGTATTCTCGCTATGCCGAGGCGCAGGGATGGAAAATTGACGTGATGGAAACCCACACAACTGGTGTTGGTGGCTACAAGGAAATCATTTTTATGATTAATGGGACTGGGGCATATTCCAAGCTAAAATATGAAAATGGTGCACACCGGGTTCAGCGCGTACCAGAAACTGAATCAGGTGGAAGAATCCATACGTCAACAGCAACTGTAGCCGTTTTACCGGAGACAGAAGATGTTGAAGTTGATATTCATGAAAAAGATATTCGTGTTGATACATTTGCGTCGAGTGGTCCAGGGGGGCAAAGTGTTAATACAACAATGTCTGCTGTTCGGTTAACACACGAACCAACGGGAATTGTTGTTTCGATCCAGGATGAAAAGTCGCAAATCAAAAACAAGGAAAAAGCGATGAAAGTTTTGCGTGCCCGGATTTATGATAAGTTCCAACAAGAGGCACAAGCTGAATATGATGAGTCAAGAAAATCAGCGGTTGGTACTGGTGACCGATCAGAGCGGATCCGTACGTATAATTTCCCGCAAAATCGGGTGACAGACCATCGGATTAACTTAACGATTCAGAAGCTTGATCAAATCCTAACGGGTAAATTGGATGAATTTATTGATGCATTGCTTATCGAAGAACAAACAGAAAAATTGGAACAGATTGGTGAGTAA
- a CDS encoding manganese efflux pump MntP, translating into MSELGAIVSLVFMAFALGMDAFSVSLGMGMQLLRLKRIAFIGFVIGLFHIIMPFIGIILGKVISGQIGQLTTLIAGMLLIAIGAQMIFSAFNHEVKKIVKPAGIGLLLFAISVSMDSFSVGLSLGMSGVKTAVALLLFGAVSMILTWFGMLLGKKVHGLLGAYSEILGGSILCGFGLNMLFG; encoded by the coding sequence ATGTCGGAGTTAGGCGCGATTGTTTCGTTAGTATTCATGGCTTTTGCCCTTGGGATGGATGCATTTTCCGTAAGTCTAGGCATGGGAATGCAGTTGTTAAGGCTTAAACGGATTGCATTTATTGGGTTTGTCATTGGACTATTTCATATCATAATGCCTTTCATTGGAATTATTTTGGGAAAAGTGATATCCGGCCAAATCGGTCAACTAACAACACTGATTGCTGGAATGCTGTTGATTGCGATTGGTGCACAGATGATTTTTTCCGCGTTTAATCATGAGGTGAAAAAAATTGTGAAACCAGCTGGGATTGGGTTGTTGCTTTTTGCAATTAGTGTCAGCATGGATAGTTTTTCGGTTGGGTTAAGCCTAGGTATGTCGGGGGTCAAAACAGCCGTTGCTCTATTATTGTTCGGTGCAGTGAGTATGATATTAACTTGGTTTGGCATGCTGTTAGGCAAAAAGGTACATGGTCTATTGGGAGCCTACAGTGAAATTTTAGGTGGCAGTATATTGTGTGGATTTGGGTTAAATATGCTGTTCGGTTAA
- the upp gene encoding uracil phosphoribosyltransferase, whose translation MGNVHVLDHPLIQHKLTYIRDKETGTKEFRELVDEVAMLMAFEITRDLPLQEIDTDTPVMTAKTKVLAGKKIGLIPILRAGLGMVDGMLKLIPAARVGHVGLYRDPETLQPVEYYIKLPSDISERELIVIDPMLATGGSANDAIHSLKKRGAKQIRLMCLVGAPEGVKKIQEEHPDVDIYLAALDEKLDDHGYIVPGLGDAGDRLYGTK comes from the coding sequence ATGGGAAATGTACACGTACTAGATCATCCGTTAATTCAACATAAATTAACGTACATAAGAGATAAAGAGACAGGAACAAAGGAATTTCGCGAACTTGTTGATGAAGTGGCCATGTTGATGGCATTTGAAATCACCCGTGACCTTCCATTGCAAGAAATTGATACAGATACACCAGTTATGACAGCTAAAACGAAGGTGTTGGCAGGAAAGAAAATTGGCCTAATCCCAATTCTTCGCGCGGGCTTGGGAATGGTTGATGGTATGTTAAAACTGATCCCAGCTGCTCGTGTTGGTCATGTCGGACTATATCGTGACCCTGAAACACTACAACCAGTAGAATATTATATAAAATTGCCTTCTGATATTTCGGAACGTGAGCTAATTGTAATTGATCCAATGCTTGCAACCGGTGGATCAGCAAATGATGCAATCCATTCATTGAAAAAGCGTGGAGCTAAGCAAATCCGCTTGATGTGTTTGGTTGGTGCACCTGAAGGCGTTAAAAAAATCCAGGAAGAACACCCAGATGTCGATATTTACCTAGCTGCTTTGGATGAAAAACTAGATGACCATGGTTACATTGTTCCAGGACTAGGTGATGCCGGTGACCGTCTTTACGGTACAAAATAA
- a CDS encoding L-threonylcarbamoyladenylate synthase, protein MVQTKRWSITETNYQQAIDEAAALLKSGSAVAFPTETVYGLGADATSEEAVAKIFQAKGRPADNPLIAHVATKEQLAKLVTNIPPFVDKLIDAFSPGPLTYVLPTNDLCATNVTAGLSTIGVRMPVHPVAQSLLKQCDIPIAAPSANTSGKPSPTTADHVWQDLHGKIAGLLDGGPTGVGVESTVIDCTGEIPIVLRPGGVSREQLEEVIGEVMVDPALVGAEGRPKAPGMKYKHYAPEVPLWLVEGSAEKLKEVLAKERDNYHRIGVMASNETAAHVEADQVISLGSKQSEIAAHLYDALRTFKEGDIDLILCEVFPETGIGEAIMNRLRKAASEYVAE, encoded by the coding sequence ATGGTTCAAACAAAACGATGGAGTATAACAGAAACGAATTATCAACAAGCGATAGATGAAGCTGCAGCACTTTTGAAAAGTGGCTCAGCGGTTGCTTTTCCAACAGAAACCGTTTATGGATTAGGTGCAGATGCAACAAGTGAGGAAGCGGTGGCGAAGATTTTCCAGGCAAAAGGACGACCTGCGGATAACCCGCTTATTGCCCACGTTGCAACAAAGGAACAATTGGCGAAATTAGTTACCAACATCCCGCCGTTTGTGGATAAGTTGATAGATGCTTTTTCACCTGGTCCGTTGACATATGTTTTACCAACAAACGACCTGTGTGCAACCAATGTTACGGCAGGGTTATCCACAATTGGTGTAAGGATGCCGGTTCATCCTGTTGCACAATCATTATTGAAACAGTGTGATATTCCAATTGCCGCACCAAGCGCAAATACTTCTGGCAAGCCTAGCCCAACGACCGCGGATCATGTGTGGCAGGATTTGCACGGGAAAATTGCCGGCTTGCTTGATGGCGGTCCGACTGGTGTAGGTGTGGAGTCAACCGTAATTGACTGTACTGGAGAAATTCCGATTGTATTACGACCAGGCGGGGTTTCCAGGGAGCAATTGGAGGAAGTCATTGGCGAGGTAATGGTCGACCCTGCACTAGTAGGGGCTGAGGGGCGTCCGAAAGCTCCGGGAATGAAGTACAAACATTATGCTCCAGAGGTTCCGCTGTGGTTGGTTGAAGGTTCTGCTGAAAAGTTAAAAGAAGTTTTGGCTAAGGAAAGGGATAATTATCATCGCATTGGTGTGATGGCGAGTAATGAAACAGCAGCACATGTAGAAGCTGACCAAGTAATCTCGCTAGGATCCAAGCAATCTGAAATTGCTGCACATTTGTATGATGCATTGCGGACGTTTAAAGAAGGGGATATTGATTTAATTTTATGTGAAGTATTTCCCGAAACAGGAATTGGCGAGGCAATCATGAATCGCTTGCGAAAAGCGGCGAGTGAGTATGTGGCAGAGTAA
- the spoIIR gene encoding stage II sporulation protein R codes for MKKLVFFVFILIIIFIVAPNKGMFQQASSEQGYQVIPDDAIRLRILANSDGDEDQRIKHLVRDEVNQSIAKWVEDIADINEARRVLKGKIPEIEKIVAGVLEEEKGSQAFKVEYGENVTFPTKLYGDYLYPAGEYEAVLITLGEGEGANWWCVLFPPLCFLDFANGTTVAEAASADEEAEIEEEEEEVEVKFFLFEWLGWS; via the coding sequence ATGAAGAAACTAGTATTTTTTGTTTTCATTCTTATTATTATTTTTATCGTAGCACCAAATAAAGGCATGTTTCAGCAAGCAAGTTCAGAGCAAGGATACCAAGTTATTCCAGACGACGCGATTCGATTACGCATTTTAGCTAATAGTGACGGTGATGAAGATCAGCGTATAAAACACTTAGTTCGTGATGAAGTGAATCAATCAATCGCGAAATGGGTGGAAGATATTGCAGATATTAATGAAGCACGCAGAGTACTTAAAGGAAAGATACCAGAGATTGAAAAAATCGTTGCAGGTGTGTTGGAAGAAGAAAAGGGTTCACAAGCGTTTAAAGTTGAGTACGGAGAAAATGTAACATTTCCAACTAAATTGTACGGTGATTATTTGTATCCGGCAGGGGAGTATGAAGCAGTACTAATCACACTTGGTGAAGGTGAAGGCGCGAATTGGTGGTGTGTACTGTTCCCGCCGCTATGCTTCCTAGATTTTGCTAATGGAACAACAGTCGCCGAGGCCGCTAGTGCTGATGAAGAAGCGGAGATCGAGGAAGAGGAAGAAGAAGTGGAAGTAAAGTTTTTTCTGTTTGAGTGGCTTGGTTGGTCATAG
- a CDS encoding methyl-accepting chemotaxis protein — MEKKYRFSLRLKFVLLTTILAIITYSFTAIFIYFISDYVRSFWDISTQTFMILTLIMGIFWSGVLAYFAAQFVTKPLVKLERMASDAANGDLNQSIEIPKSDDEIRALSIAFNTMLKNLTHMVHNIDKHFESTNQSVVQMKNASNEAAQHSKLIGASIDDISQGAENSSEAIQQTVQSIEVATNLAEEVQNNADKSREKSAVMLDTLNNSKKVVNQLVAGIRNIANEQEYSLQDVENLRQNALHVESIITMVGDIAEQTNLLALNASIEAARAGEHGRGFAVVAEEIRKLADQSADAVKRISDLITAIQSDVNQVVDKINNNVMYAKEESEKGEQTNLTIEQMASSINEVATEIESISTLVNQQLESIKRTSEQSQEVAAIAQETSAGAEEVSASIQEQASIIEKVDDMAYDLEDQSQTLNQQIKRFNVS, encoded by the coding sequence ATGGAGAAGAAGTATCGATTTAGCTTACGGTTAAAATTTGTACTATTAACCACGATTTTAGCAATTATCACGTATTCGTTTACAGCAATATTTATTTATTTTATTTCTGATTATGTTCGATCATTCTGGGACATATCGACGCAAACATTTATGATCCTGACATTAATAATGGGGATTTTTTGGTCGGGTGTGTTGGCCTATTTTGCTGCTCAATTTGTGACAAAACCACTTGTGAAATTGGAGCGAATGGCATCGGATGCGGCTAATGGCGATTTAAACCAGTCGATTGAAATTCCTAAATCGGATGATGAAATCCGTGCACTTTCGATTGCGTTTAACACAATGCTTAAAAATTTGACCCATATGGTGCATAATATAGATAAGCATTTTGAAAGTACCAATCAATCTGTGGTCCAGATGAAAAATGCATCAAATGAAGCTGCACAGCATTCAAAGCTGATTGGCGCATCAATTGATGACATTTCACAAGGTGCAGAAAATTCTTCAGAGGCTATTCAGCAAACCGTACAGTCGATTGAAGTGGCTACGAACCTTGCTGAGGAAGTTCAGAATAATGCGGATAAATCACGAGAAAAATCCGCTGTTATGCTTGATACATTAAACAATAGTAAAAAAGTGGTAAACCAATTAGTGGCAGGCATTCGAAATATCGCCAATGAACAAGAGTATTCTTTACAAGATGTTGAAAATTTACGGCAAAATGCGTTGCACGTGGAATCAATTATTACGATGGTCGGAGATATTGCCGAACAGACGAACCTGCTTGCATTAAATGCCTCAATTGAAGCGGCCCGTGCTGGTGAACATGGCCGAGGGTTTGCAGTGGTTGCCGAAGAGATACGCAAATTGGCTGATCAGAGTGCTGACGCGGTCAAACGTATTTCTGACCTAATAACGGCAATCCAAAGTGATGTGAATCAAGTTGTCGATAAAATAAATAATAATGTAATGTATGCGAAAGAAGAGTCGGAAAAAGGGGAACAAACCAACCTTACTATCGAACAAATGGCTAGCTCGATTAATGAAGTGGCCACGGAGATTGAATCGATTTCAACACTTGTTAATCAACAATTAGAATCAATCAAAAGAACAAGTGAACAGTCTCAAGAAGTAGCGGCGATTGCACAAGAAACATCAGCGGGAGCAGAAGAGGTTAGTGCCTCCATTCAAGAACAGGCAAGTATCATCGAGAAAGTGGACGATATGGCATATGACTTAGAAGACCAATCCCAAACATTAAATCAGCAAATAAAGCGGTTTAATGTTTCCTAA
- the prmC gene encoding peptide chain release factor N(5)-glutamine methyltransferase: protein MKEPMKQYEVLQRASLFLEQHNRETNVAALLLQHYLHVSRSEFFMKMRDPVPDAVVQQFQDAVKAHAETGVPIQHIIGHEIFYGRTFHVNEHVLIPRPETEELVHHVIKQVKHDNQPLTIVDIGTGSGIIACTLALELKNCTVYATDISEKALTVAKNNANQLGANVTFLQGDFLQPLIDKQIKADIVISNPPYIPRSEESTLSDTVKLYDPELALFAEENGLAAYREIITKLPHTITDHAYAAFEIGYQQGASVTAFLENQFPESTVNVIQDINGKDRIVAAEISINS from the coding sequence ATGAAAGAGCCAATGAAACAATATGAAGTCCTCCAACGGGCTTCTCTTTTTTTAGAACAGCATAATCGGGAAACGAATGTAGCGGCATTACTTTTACAGCATTATTTACATGTATCAAGGTCGGAGTTTTTCATGAAAATGCGTGACCCCGTTCCTGATGCGGTCGTACAGCAATTCCAAGACGCTGTCAAAGCTCATGCAGAAACAGGTGTGCCGATACAACACATCATAGGACATGAAATTTTTTACGGTCGTACATTCCATGTAAATGAGCATGTTTTAATTCCCAGACCGGAGACAGAGGAGCTTGTCCATCATGTTATCAAACAGGTCAAGCATGATAATCAGCCATTAACGATTGTGGATATTGGAACCGGCAGCGGGATCATTGCTTGCACACTCGCACTTGAACTAAAAAATTGTACTGTATATGCAACCGATATCTCAGAAAAGGCTCTAACAGTTGCGAAAAACAATGCGAATCAGCTTGGTGCGAATGTGACGTTTTTACAAGGGGATTTTCTACAGCCGCTTATCGATAAGCAAATAAAGGCAGACATTGTCATTTCTAATCCACCATATATTCCCCGTTCGGAGGAAAGCACATTGTCTGATACGGTGAAATTATATGATCCGGAGCTGGCCCTTTTTGCTGAAGAAAATGGTTTAGCCGCGTACAGGGAGATTATTACCAAACTTCCTCACACTATCACCGATCATGCATATGCAGCATTTGAAATAGGATACCAACAAGGCGCATCAGTGACAGCGTTTTTAGAAAATCAATTCCCGGAAAGCACTGTAAACGTTATTCAGGATATCAATGGAAAAGACCGCATAGTTGCAGCAGAGATTAGCATAAATAGCTAG
- a CDS encoding nuclease-related domain-containing protein has product MIIPLDKSDYIPQLKALDQRTATHHPEKQLIQTQLIKELAGARGQSALTFPLRFLHDEDYILRNPRIDDENECFEIDNLILKRNYILLVEVKNWYGTLYFDGEKQVVRKGDDGIEEGLPNPIPQVKLQQHRLQKWLRQFDLPQIPFLYFAVISFPSTIIKSMHTDQSVPEEVFHSNLLPLKIEKLNQQYSKNILSGNMLKTIAAQICNAHKVKKVHVLDKFHVSENELINGVFCQKCYANPMNWKYGTWHCPVCDHVSKNAHMQALDEYSLIINNEITNREARAFLRIDSPDVTKRLLSGSYPPIGKTGYRRYKLR; this is encoded by the coding sequence GTGATTATCCCTCTCGATAAATCTGACTACATTCCCCAACTAAAAGCCTTGGATCAACGGACTGCGACACACCATCCTGAAAAACAATTAATACAAACCCAGTTAATAAAAGAACTGGCTGGTGCTAGAGGCCAATCCGCATTAACTTTTCCATTAAGGTTCTTACATGATGAAGATTATATTTTACGCAATCCCCGGATTGATGATGAAAATGAATGTTTTGAGATAGACAACCTTATCTTAAAACGTAACTACATCCTCTTAGTGGAAGTGAAAAATTGGTATGGCACGTTATATTTTGACGGTGAAAAGCAAGTCGTCCGCAAAGGCGATGATGGCATAGAGGAAGGACTCCCAAATCCGATTCCACAAGTAAAACTACAACAACACCGGCTACAAAAATGGTTGCGCCAATTTGACCTCCCGCAAATTCCATTTCTCTACTTTGCTGTTATCAGCTTCCCCAGTACAATTATCAAGTCTATGCATACCGATCAATCCGTTCCAGAAGAAGTATTCCACAGTAATTTACTACCATTAAAAATAGAAAAATTAAATCAACAATACAGTAAAAACATCCTGTCCGGGAATATGCTCAAAACGATTGCAGCACAGATTTGCAACGCGCATAAGGTGAAAAAGGTTCATGTTCTGGATAAATTTCATGTTTCTGAAAATGAACTTATCAACGGGGTGTTTTGCCAAAAGTGTTATGCAAACCCAATGAACTGGAAATATGGCACGTGGCATTGTCCGGTCTGTGATCATGTATCAAAAAACGCACACATGCAAGCACTTGATGAATATAGTCTTATCATTAATAATGAAATTACAAATCGTGAAGCCAGAGCCTTTTTACGTATTGATTCACCGGATGTCACCAAGAGATTACTCTCAGGCAGCTATCCACCAATTGGAAAAACCGGTTACCGACGTTACAAATTGAGATGA
- the glyA gene encoding serine hydroxymethyltransferase yields MKTATMDKSLQQADQELYEAMQNEKKRQQQKIELIASENFVSEAVMEAMGSVLTNKYAEGYPGKRYYGGCEFVDVAENLARNRAKELFGADHVNVQPHSGAQANMAVYFTALEIGDTVLGMNLNHGGHLTHGSPVNFSGKLYNFVDYGVDKETEQLDYDAVLEKAKEVKPKLIVAGASAYSRTLDFAKFREIADAVGAYLLVDMAHIAGLVAAGLHPSPVPYADFVTTTTHKTLRGPRGGMILCKEEYAKKIDKSVFPGMQGGPLMHIIAAKATSFKEALSDDFKAYAKQIIENAKVLGEALTEEGIRIVSGGTDNHLLLLDVTPLNLTGKVAEKVLDDIGITANKNTIPFDTESPFVTSGVRIGTAAVTTRGFAEAEMKEIASIISLTLKNHEDEAKLKEAADRVKTLTDKFPLYA; encoded by the coding sequence ATGAAAACAGCAACAATGGATAAAAGTTTACAGCAAGCAGATCAGGAACTATACGAGGCAATGCAGAATGAGAAAAAACGACAGCAGCAAAAAATTGAACTTATTGCGTCTGAAAATTTTGTATCAGAAGCGGTTATGGAAGCGATGGGCTCCGTATTAACAAATAAATATGCAGAAGGCTATCCAGGTAAACGTTATTATGGTGGCTGCGAATTTGTTGATGTAGCAGAAAATCTAGCCCGTAATCGTGCGAAAGAATTGTTTGGTGCTGATCACGTCAATGTACAACCACATTCAGGGGCTCAAGCAAACATGGCCGTTTATTTTACTGCTTTAGAAATAGGTGACACTGTTTTAGGGATGAATTTAAATCATGGCGGCCACTTAACACATGGTAGCCCAGTGAATTTTAGTGGAAAACTTTACAATTTTGTAGATTATGGCGTTGACAAAGAAACAGAACAACTTGATTATGATGCTGTTTTGGAAAAGGCCAAAGAAGTGAAGCCAAAGCTAATTGTCGCTGGAGCGAGTGCATACTCTCGTACACTTGATTTTGCTAAATTCCGGGAAATCGCTGATGCTGTCGGTGCTTATTTATTGGTTGACATGGCGCATATTGCAGGCCTAGTCGCAGCAGGTTTACATCCAAGCCCAGTGCCATATGCTGATTTTGTGACAACAACAACACATAAAACATTGCGTGGACCACGTGGCGGTATGATTTTATGTAAAGAAGAATACGCGAAAAAAATTGATAAGTCTGTTTTCCCTGGCATGCAAGGTGGTCCATTAATGCATATTATTGCTGCCAAAGCAACATCATTTAAAGAAGCATTATCTGATGATTTTAAAGCATATGCCAAACAAATTATTGAAAATGCGAAAGTTCTAGGTGAAGCGTTGACTGAAGAAGGAATTCGCATCGTTTCTGGTGGCACGGACAATCATTTATTACTTTTAGATGTAACACCACTTAACCTGACCGGAAAAGTAGCGGAAAAAGTTTTGGATGATATTGGGATTACAGCTAACAAAAATACCATTCCATTTGATACGGAAAGTCCATTTGTTACAAGTGGGGTGCGAATTGGAACTGCAGCGGTTACTACACGTGGTTTTGCAGAAGCAGAAATGAAAGAAATTGCTTCGATTATTTCCCTTACATTAAAAAACCATGAGGACGAAGCAAAATTAAAAGAGGCAGCAGATCGAGTAAAAACATTAACAGATAAATTTCCACTTTATGCGTAA
- a CDS encoding TIGR01440 family protein, whose amino-acid sequence MEKLHQKVESDIKAITHEWMSSGFLNEGDLFVVGCSTSEVIGEHIGTAGSEEVAAIIYEKLAMLKSQTNIRLAFQCCEHLNRALVVERETMNKHQLEEVAVIPAPTAGGSMASYAYKQMKAPVVVEKIQATAGIDIGETMIGMHLKRVAVPLRFAQRQIGNARLTAARTRPKLIGGERAIYK is encoded by the coding sequence ATGGAAAAGTTGCATCAAAAAGTAGAAAGCGATATCAAGGCTATTACTCATGAGTGGATGAGCAGCGGGTTTTTAAATGAAGGAGATTTATTTGTCGTCGGTTGCTCGACAAGTGAAGTGATCGGTGAGCACATTGGCACCGCTGGTAGTGAAGAAGTAGCAGCGATTATTTATGAAAAACTGGCTATGCTAAAAAGCCAAACAAACATTAGGCTTGCATTTCAATGCTGTGAACATCTCAACCGGGCACTTGTCGTGGAAAGAGAGACGATGAACAAACACCAGCTTGAAGAAGTAGCCGTAATTCCAGCACCAACAGCTGGCGGGTCAATGGCTTCCTATGCCTATAAGCAGATGAAAGCCCCCGTTGTAGTGGAAAAGATCCAGGCAACTGCGGGCATAGACATCGGTGAAACAATGATTGGCATGCATCTGAAACGGGTAGCTGTACCGTTGCGCTTTGCTCAGCGACAGATTGGCAATGCCCGTCTAACCGCAGCACGTACAAGGCCAAAGCTGATCGGCGGGGAGCGGGCAATTTATAAGTAG